The following nucleotide sequence is from Candidatus Bipolaricaulis sibiricus.
CAGCACTTGGCGGATGCGTCGCGGATCAGCATTGGCGACAAGGTTGGGTTCTGCACGGACCTCGATCGTTACTCCATCCTCGATGGCTGTGGGGCGTACGGCCTCCACTACGGCTCGCGCCAGCTCTCCGATGTCCGTCGGCTCGCGCACGAGATGAAGGTGCCCGGCCTCGGCCAACGTCAACGTACGAAGATCCTCCACCAGCTCCGCCAGGTGAAGGGTCTGGTCGTACACCGGGGCCAACGCCTCGGGAGTGAGGGGGAACACCCCATCGAGCATCCCTTCAAGGTTTCCGCGCACGACGGACAGGGGCGTGCGCAGTTCGTGGGCGACGTCCGTGAGGAGGTTCTGACGAGCCTTCTCCGAGCTCTCGAGAGCGGCGGCCATGTCGTTAAACGCCCGGCCCAGCTGGCCGATCTCGTCCCGGGTACGAATCACCACACGGTGGGCCAGATCTCCCTCGGCGATGCGAGCCGTGGCCAGGATCAGGCGCCGGAGAGGCCGCGAGAGCTGGGCCACGAGAATCACCGCGAGCAGCGCCGCGGCGAACAGGGCGACTCCCCCGGCGACAAGCGCTGCCCACCGAACCGAGTTCACGAACTCCCGTTCCAGGGGGGTCAGGTTGGCCATGTCCAAGGGGATCACCGTCGCTACCTGGCGATCGTCCACAACCACGGGGATGCCGTACTGCTGGACGATCTCGCGGATCTGGGGGTCGTTGGCCATGCACTCGCCGACTTGGCCCTGCTCCGAGCAGCCCACAACCCGGAACTCCGTGTCGAGCACCATGATCCGGTCAAGGATCGGTCGCTGGAAGACCTCCGTTCCCCGCCGGACGTAGCTCACGAGCTGGAAGTAGAGGTCGAGGCCGGACCAGCTTCCGTTGTCCCGCCAGTACCCCGCCAGGAACGGGACCAAGCTCTCGACCTCAAAGTGACGCTGCTCGAGACGGAACGAGTCGAATCGCTCTCGGACCCCGCTGGTGGTGAGCCAGTAGTTCGCTCCCACAGCGAGGAGGGCCGTGATGAGCAAGGCTCCGGTCAGCTTCCAGCGAAACGACACCCGCTACTCCCCCTCCGGACCAGGACGGAACTTGTAGCCCACCCCGTGGACGGTGAGGATGTGGGTCGGATTCTCAGGGTCGGGTTCGATCTTGTGTCGGAGGTTCTTCACGTGTGAGTCCACCGTGCGGGGGAGCGTTGCATACGTCCTCTCCTGGAGCGCCTCGAGGAGCTCGCGGCGGGTGAACACCCGGCCTGGGTGCGCCGCGAGGAACGCCAGGAGATCGAACTCCGTCGGTGTGAGATCAAGTACGGAACCAGCGAGCCGCGCTTCGCGCGCAGCCAGGTCCACGGTCAACGGGCCCGCTCGGATCACCTCCGGAGCGGAGCCGCCCTCGGTTCGCCGGAGTACGGCCCGCACCCGTGCGGCCAGCTCTCTCAGGCTGAACGGCTTGGTCACGTAGTCGTCGGCGCCCATCTCCAGTCCTGCCACGCGGTCGGCTTCCTCAGCACGGGCGGTGAGCATGATGATGGGAGTCCTCGCCTGCTGGCGGATGCGGCGGGCAACCTCGAGCCCGTGCATCCCCGGCAGCATGAGGTCGAGCACCACCAGGTCGGGCTGAAGAGAGTGGAACATCGCCCACCCGTCCTCTCCGGTGAACGCCACCTCCACCCGGTACCCTTCGCGCATCAGATACGTCTGCACCATCCGCGCGATCTCCCGTTCATCTTCCACGACGAGGATCGTTTTCATGTCCATGGTTAGCCTACCCAAAGGAGGGAGAGGGGGCGAGGCATCCCTCGGCCCCTCTCATGCATCAGGGGCGGTTTAGGTGGTTGAGCTCTCGCGTGCTCTTCAACCACGGCGGACTATCCTCCTGCGGCGTCGAGGGGCCGTGCAGGGGTTGTGAAGATCCCGCGGAGGCCGCTACCATGGCCGTGGACATGAAGCGTGACCTCTCTGGGTTGCTGCATCCCAGCTCGGTTGTCGTGGTAGGGGCATCCGCCGCGCCACACAAGATCGGGGGGGTGCTGTTCGCCAACGTTGCCGCGTTTCCCGGGCCGGTGTACGCGGTGAACCCGGGCTACCGCGAGGTCCTCGGGCGGCCGTGCGTCCCGACGGTGGATGCGCTGCCGGAGCCCGTGGGGTTGGCGGTGATCGTCGTGTCCCCGGATGACGCGCTGCGGGCGCTGGAGGCGTGCGGCCGAAAGGGGATCCCCCACGCAGTGGTCATCACCGCCGGCTTCAAGGAACAGGGAGGGCAGGGGATCGAGCGAGAACGCGAACTGGTAAGGATCGCCTCGGAGTACGGGATGAACGTGGTTGGCCCGAACGCATTCGGGGTTGTCTTCCCCCGGGTGGGACTCAATGCAACCTTTGCCCCCCGAGGAGCGTTGCCGGGGCACATCGCGTTCATATCCCAATCCGGGGCGCTCGGAAGCGGTGTTCTGAACTGGGCCTGGCATCGGAAGCTCGGCTTCTCGGCGTTCGTGTCGGTGGGGAACAAGGCCGTACTCACGGAAACCGACTTCTTGACGGCGTTCGCTCACGACCCCGATACGAAGGTCATCGCAGCCTACCTGGAGGCAATCGAGGACGGGGAAGCGTTTCTGCGTGTCGTGGAGGAGGTGACACGGGAGAAGCCGGTGCTGGTCCTGAAGGCTGGCCGAACCGAGGTGGGCGCGCGAGCTGCCTCGTCCCACACCGGCGCGCTGGCCGGATCCGACCGCGCCTACGATGCGGCCTTCCGTCGCTCTGGGGTGATCCGGGTCCGCACGGTCGAAGAGCTGTTCGAGGGTGCAGTGGCCCTGGCCCAGCAACCGGCCCCGCGTGGACGACGGCTGGGGATCGTTACCAACGCGGGCGGCCCAGGCATTCTCGCCGCAGACGCTGCGGCGGACGACGGGCTCGAGCTGGCGCCTCTGTCGCCGGGTACGGTCGCCTCGCTTGCCAACAGGTTCTCGTCTGCTGCGAGCGCGGCGAATCCGGTGGACATCCTGGCCGACGCGACGGCGGAGGGGTTCCGCGACGCGGTGGAGTGGGTGCTCGCGGACCCGAACGTGGACATGGGGCTCGTTCTCACTGCGCCCCACCCCATCCTCACCTTCACCCAGCTTGCCGGAGACGTGGCCGCAGCGCACCTCCGCCAGCGGAAGCCGGTGGCGGCGAGCTTCATGGCCGGTGACCTCGGACCAGAGGCAGAACGGGTACTCCGCGACGCCGGGGTCCCTGCCTACTTCGAGCCCAGTCGGGCCGTGCGGGCGTTGGCGACGCTGGTCCGGTACCGGGAGATCCGCGATCGTCCCCCGCGGGAAGTCCGGGACGTGAAGGCAGATCGGGCACGCGCGCGGGAGATCCTGGCCACGGGCCGTACTCGGCTTGGGGTCGAGGCGGTGGAGCTTCTCGCTGCCTATGGGATCCCCGTTGCCCGCGGCGGCCTCGCCCGAAGTGCCGCCGAGGCGGTCGCGCTGGCGCGGGACGTCGGAGGGCCGGTGGTTCTCAAGCTCGTCGCGCCCGAGGTAGTCCACAAGTCCGACGTGGGAGGGGTTAGGATCGGTGTTCCTCCGAGCAGAGTCCGATCGGTGTACCGCGAGCTGGCGGCACTCCTTCCGGATCGGCCCGGAGTGGGTGTGTACGTGCAGGAGCTTCTACCCCCCGGAGAGGAGGTCATCGTGGGGGTCAGTCGGGACCCTACGTTCGGGCCACTCGTGATGTTCGGCCTGGGCGGGGTGTTCGTGGAGGTGCTGGACGACGTGGCGTTCAGCCTGGCCCCTCTCTCGCCACGGGAGGCCGAGGACCTCGTGCGGAGGATCAAGGGGTTCCCGGTCCTCGCCGGGCTGCGGGGCCGACCGCCGGTCTTCCTGGGCGGCCTGGCCGAGGTCGTGGAGAGGGTGAGCCACCTCGCTGCGGACTTCCCCGAGATCCAGGAGTTGGACATCAACCCGCTCTTGTGCTACCCGAGCCGCGTCGTGGCGGTGGACCTCCGGGTCACCGTTGGCGCCTAGGTGGGGGCATGTCCCGATCGCGGGACAGCTGTCGGACACGGCGTTTGAAGCGACAGATGCAGGGTCATGCTTCGGTAACGGCGGGGCGCGCTCCGGACCGGAATGCGCCTTCGCAGCAGCGGGCGCGGTGCCCGGCGGCGTCCACGGGGAACGCCCTCGTCCGGGAGAGCGGAAGCGCCTCCCCTAGGCACTCCCCGCGGCAGGGGTCTGTCTGGCGAGCTACGGCCGAGCCTCGACCTCGATCGTGATCGCGGTCGAGAGCGAGCTCCCCACAGAGCAGTACCGCTCATGCGATAGCTGGGCTGCCTTGCGGAGGTTCTCCTCGGGTACGCCCTCGGCCCGGAAGAGGAGCTTTGCCGTGCGGAACGCCTTGGGATGCTCGGGCGCCCGTTCCGCGGTGATCACGATCTCCAGGCTTCGCGCCGGTGTGCGCATCTTCTGCAGAATCGAGACCACGTCCATTCCCGTGCATCCCCCGAGCGCACACAGGAGGAGCTCCGTGGGCCGTGGTGCGGTGTTCTGCCCTCCCACCTCCGGCCCCGCGTCCATGGCCACGGGATGACCCGACGGTCCGACTCCGACGAAGCGCATGCCATTCTTCCAAGTCACCTTGGCTTCCATGGGTCGAGGGTATCAGAGAACACACTCTATCTCAATAGTTCAATGACGGTTGAAATGGACCGGGCATCGGGGTACACTTCGGTCGTGGAGCGAGGGGTTATGGAGCTTGCGAAGGCGTGTTCCGCTCTGGGGAACGCGGAGCGGGTGCGCATCATCAGCTATCTGCTCGCCCGACGGGGTTCACACTGTGGGCAGATCGCGGGCGCGCTCGGCATGAGCAGCTCCGCCTTCTCGTACCACCTGCGGCTCCTGGAGGAGGCGGGGCTTGTCAAGCGGAACCGGAACGGCCGGCTCCACTGTCTGAGTTTGACCCCAGCGCTCGAGGATCTCCTGTCCGTGGGCGTCCGCAGAACACTAGCCAAGGAGGGAACGAGATGGACGCGAAAGTCGAACGCGAGGTAATTGTGTACAGCACGCCTACGTGCCCCTGGTGTGGGGTGGCGAAGAGGTACCTCGAGGGCAAGGGGATCGCCTATACCGAGATCGACGTGTCGGCCGACTACCAGGCAGCGATGGAGATGGTGCGGAAGACGGGGCAGCAGGGCGTCCCGGTGATCGAGGTCGATGGCGAGTTCGTGATCGGGTTTGACAAGGCCCGCCTCGACGCGCTGTTGGGGTGACCGAAGCCCGAGGCTGCACCGATCCTGCGGTTGGCTCCCCGCAACTGACGGGGGGGCGTTGTCTGCAGGTGGGCATCGGCCGTCGGTCGGGACCGGCCTGCGGTCTGCTGGGAACGGGCGCTCGGACCTATGTGGTTCAACCTCCAACGATCTGAATCGCGAGCCGCGTCTCTGGTGGAGGCGAGCGGGATCGAACCGCCGACCCCCGGCTTGCAAAGCCGGTGCTCTCCCAAACTGAGCTACGCCCCCGGGAACACAGCCGCAAGTTGCAGGTGCCGGGTCATGGGTCTGTGAACCTGAACCCCTGCTGCCTGGCAAGGCACGATGTTCCTGCTGCCGGCCCTGGGGAAGACCCCGGGCGGACGGTCGGTTATACAGAGGCCGCCCAGGAGCGTCAAGGACACCCCGGCGGGCATGCCGCCCACGATCGGGCGATAATGGGGGTTCATGGCCGGGCTTACGATCGAGGAAATCCCGCTCGGGGATCGTCGGCTGCGGGAGTTCGTCGCGGTTCCGTGGCATGTCCACCGTCGGGATCCATGCTGGACCCCGCCCCTCACAGCTGACCTCCTCGGCAGCCGGCTCCTCGGCCTCACGGGCCTTCTTACCCCTGCCCACCCCTACCATCGCACCGCCGAGGTCACCCACTTTCTCGCGCGGGACGGGGCACATCTGGTGGGTCGGGTCTCGGCCGCAGTGAACCATCGGTTCAACGAGTTCCACGACGCGAACCTGGGGTTCTTCGGGTTCTACGAGTCTGTCCGAGACTACGCAGTCACGGAGGCGCTCCTTGACAGCGCGCGGGCGTGGCTGGC
It contains:
- a CDS encoding Phosphate regulon transcriptional regulatory protein PhoB (SphR), with amino-acid sequence MDMKTILVVEDEREIARMVQTYLMREGYRVEVAFTGEDGWAMFHSLQPDLVVLDLMLPGMHGLEVARRIRQQARTPIIMLTARAEEADRVAGLEMGADDYVTKPFSLRELAARVRAVLRRTEGGSAPEVIRAGPLTVDLAAREARLAGSVLDLTPTEFDLLAFLAAHPGRVFTRRELLEALQERTYATLPRTVDSHVKNLRHKIEPDPENPTHILTVHGVGYKFRPGPEGE
- a CDS encoding Acetyl-CoA synthetase, with amino-acid sequence MAVDMKRDLSGLLHPSSVVVVGASAAPHKIGGVLFANVAAFPGPVYAVNPGYREVLGRPCVPTVDALPEPVGLAVIVVSPDDALRALEACGRKGIPHAVVITAGFKEQGGQGIERERELVRIASEYGMNVVGPNAFGVVFPRVGLNATFAPRGALPGHIAFISQSGALGSGVLNWAWHRKLGFSAFVSVGNKAVLTETDFLTAFAHDPDTKVIAAYLEAIEDGEAFLRVVEEVTREKPVLVLKAGRTEVGARAASSHTGALAGSDRAYDAAFRRSGVIRVRTVEELFEGAVALAQQPAPRGRRLGIVTNAGGPGILAADAAADDGLELAPLSPGTVASLANRFSSAASAANPVDILADATAEGFRDAVEWVLADPNVDMGLVLTAPHPILTFTQLAGDVAAAHLRQRKPVAASFMAGDLGPEAERVLRDAGVPAYFEPSRAVRALATLVRYREIRDRPPREVRDVKADRARAREILATGRTRLGVEAVELLAAYGIPVARGGLARSAAEAVALARDVGGPVVLKLVAPEVVHKSDVGGVRIGVPPSRVRSVYRELAALLPDRPGVGVYVQELLPPGEEVIVGVSRDPTFGPLVMFGLGGVFVEVLDDVAFSLAPLSPREAEDLVRRIKGFPVLAGLRGRPPVFLGGLAEVVERVSHLAADFPEIQELDINPLLCYPSRVVAVDLRVTVGA
- a CDS encoding OsmC/Ohr family protein; its protein translation is MEAKVTWKNGMRFVGVGPSGHPVAMDAGPEVGGQNTAPRPTELLLCALGGCTGMDVVSILQKMRTPARSLEIVITAERAPEHPKAFRTAKLLFRAEGVPEENLRKAAQLSHERYCSVGSSLSTAITIEVEARP
- a CDS encoding Glutaredoxin, with the translated sequence MDAKVEREVIVYSTPTCPWCGVAKRYLEGKGIAYTEIDVSADYQAAMEMVRKTGQQGVPVIEVDGEFVIGFDKARLDALLG